From one Culex quinquefasciatus strain JHB chromosome 3, VPISU_Cqui_1.0_pri_paternal, whole genome shotgun sequence genomic stretch:
- the LOC6050366 gene encoding xanthine dehydrogenase → MLVAGNTAHGVYRRREDLKVFIDVSSVAELQQCKIEAEVIVGANVTLDEFIKILEEAAAKNGGHQYLSHFVKHLELVANTAVRNAGTIAGNLMIKHQHPEFPSDVFLLLETVGATLSIRMDELRIDVSPLEFLNLDMSKAVLLAVTLPSLDPTLYRFRSFKVMPVSRNNQAYVNAGFLIKSRRSDEIVECASICFGGINPVFVHASSTEYFLVGRPLLTNETLQGALQTLATELEPDWVLPDASPNYRRRLALSLYYKFMLGAASESSVGAVSTRYTSGSTMLERPLSSGKQNYDTYPTKWPLTQYLPKLDGILQASGEAEYINDMPRLPNELYAAFVLASVPMSRIVQIDASAALQMEGVRAFYSAQNIPGINNFMSHDLGYVEGEEILCSGEVLFHGQPLGIVVATSIELANRATELVEVCYEALANSPILTSARDVIESGAYNRVSNQNFDRHGSQYDSAHEGPIKIQGCMELNGQYHYTMETQTCFCVPVEDGLDVYCASHHTKHALAAISQALNVQENSVNVKVRRVGGAFGAKSTRASQIAAACALAAQLTRRPVRMVLPMETNMSAIGKRQGVFSEYEVDVDKSGKINRLNHTYTHDSGAVINERLAFMTSDMFKNCYRTDRWNLVGNIARTDVCSNTICRAPGTSEGISMIENIMEHIAHVTRKDPLEVRLLNMNKENKMYTLLPEFRKNVEFDDRRKAIDLFNRHNRWRKRGIAIIPMEYPMEYSGTLNAMVSIYYKDATVAITHGGIEMGQGVNTKVVQVASHILGVPISKIVVKPNTSLTSPNCAASVHSRTSETAAFAVQRCCETLVERFLPYKKNNPQGSWEEIVGQAYLANEDLAATYNYQPTDLQAYVIWGLACAEVEVDILTGNVQVSRVDILEDVGESMNPAVDVGQVEGAFIMGLGHYLTEALTFDPSNGALTNNRSWNYKVPGAHDIPVDFRVQFLRNSSNPHGVLRSKAVAEPALSMSPVLMYALRYALRSARLDGGYPDEWIHLGTGNTPERIFMLAGNSIDQFKLY, encoded by the exons ATGCTGGTTGCGGGGAATACCGCCCACGGCGTTTACCGTCGAAGGGAGGATCTTAAGGTGTTCATCGATGTAAGCTCGGTAGCGGAGCTGCAGCAATGCAAGATTGAAGCGGAAGTGATCGTTGGAGCTAACGTTACGCTCGATGAGTTTATCAAAATCTTGGAAGAAGCGGCAGCGAAGAACGGAGGACATCAATATTTGAGTCACTTTGTGAAACATCTTGAGCTGGTAGCAAACACTGCAGTGCGGAATGCTGGCACGATTGCGGGGAATTTGATGATCAAGCATCAACATCCGGAATTTCCGTCGGATGTTTTCCTTCTGCTTGAAACTGTGGGGGCTACTTTGAGTATTC GAATGGATGAGCTTCGGATCGATGTATCTCCGCTGGAGTTTCTCAACCTGGACATGTCCAAAGCTGTACTACTAGCCGTCACTCTTCCATCACTGGATCCAACCCTCTACCGATTCAGATCGTTCAAAGTGATGCCCGTTAGTCGGAACAACCAGGCGTACGTCAATGCCGGATTCTTGATCAAATCTCGCCGATCAGACGAGATCGTCGAATGTGCATCGATCTGCTTTGGTGGAATAAATCCAGTCTTTGTCCACGCTTCTAGCACGGAATACTTTCTCGTGGGAAGACCCTTGCTCACGAATGAAACGCTTCAAGGAGCGCTTCAGACACTGGCTACCGAGCTGGAGCCAGACTGGGTTCTACCGGATGCCTCACCAAACTACCGCCGAAGGCTGGCCCTGTCTTTGTACTACAAGTTCATGCTCGGAGCAGCTTCCGAGAGTTCGGTTGGAGCTGTAAGCACGCGGTACACGAGTGGAAGCACGATGCTGGAACGTCCCCTGTCGTCCGGCAAGCAGAACTACGACACCTATCCGACCAAGTGGCCGCTAACGCAATATCTGCCCAAGCTGGATGGAATCCTGCAAGCTTCGGGCGAAGCCGAATACATCAACGATATGCCGAGGCTGCCGAACGAGCTGTACGCTGCGTTTGTGCTGGCGTCGGTACCAATGTCACGGATCGTGCAGATCGACGCTTCAGCGGCTCTG CAAATGGAAGGAGTCCGGGCGTTCTACTCGGCGCAGAATATTCCCGGGATCAACAACTTTATGTCACACGACTTGGGATACGTCGAGGGCGAGGAAATACTGTGCAGTGGAGAAGTGCTGTTCCATGGTCAACCGCTGGGAATAGTGGTGGCTACATCGATCGAGCTTGCCAACCGAGCAACTGAGCTGGTGGAAGTGTGCTACGAAGCTTTGG CAAATTCCCCAATTCTTACATCGGCAAGGGATGTCATCGAAAGCGGAGCGTACAACCGTGTGTCCAATCAAAACTTCGATCGCCATGGATCTCAGTACGATTCAGCCCACGAGGGTCCGATCAAGATTCAAGGTTGCATGGAACTCAACGGACAATACCACTACACGATGGAAACGCAGACCTGCTTCTGCGTCCCGGTGGAAGATGGCTTAGACGTTTACTGCGCTTCGCACCACACAAAGCACGCCCTGGCAGCCATATCGCAAGCACTGAACGTCCAGGAGAACAGTGTGAATGTCAAGGTACGTCGTGTCGGAGGAGCCTTCGGGGCAAAGTCAACGCGAGCATCGCAGATTGCAGCCGCTTGTGCACTAGCCGCCCAGCTGACGCGACGACCTGTCCGAATGGTGCTACCAATGGAAACCAACATGTCCGCCATCGGCAAAAGACAGGGAGTGTTCAGCGAGTACGAGGTCGATGTGGATAAAAGTGGGAAGATCAACCGGTTAAATCATACGTACACGCACGATTCCGGAGCGGTGATCAACGAAAGGCTAGCGTTCATGACAAGCGATATGTTCAAGAACTGCTACCGAACTGATCGCTGGAATCTGGTGGGGAACATCGCCCGTACCGACGTCTGCTCTAACACCATCTGCCGTGCGCCTGGTACCTCGGAAGGCATTTCGATGATCGAGAACATCATGGAGCACATTGCGCACGTAACCCGGAAGGATCCGCTGGAGGTGCGGCTGCTGAACATGAACAAGGAGAACAAAATGTACACACTTTTGCCGGAATTCCGCAAAAATGTAGAGTTTGATGATCGCCGCAAAGCGATCGATCTGTTCAACAGACATAACCGCTGGCGAAAACGTGGCATCGCGATCATTCCCATGGAGTACCCAATGGAATACTCCGGCACACTGAACGCAATGGTTTCGATTTACTACAAAGACGCTACAGTCGCGATCACGCACGGTGGGATCGAGATGGGACAGGGTGTCAACACCAAGGTCGTTCAGGTCGCTTCGCACATTCTGGGCGTGCCTATAAGCAAGATCGTCGTTAAACCCAACACGAGCTTGACGTCGCCCAACTGCGCAGCATCAGTACACAGCAGAACCAGCGAAACGGCTGCGTTTGCTGTTCAAAGATGTTGCGAAACGCTCGTGGAGCGATTCCTCCCGTACAAAAAGAACAACCCGCAAGGATCGTGGGAGGAGATCGTCGGTCAAGCCTACCTCGCGAACGAGGATCTAGCGGCAACCTACAACTACCAACCAACCGACCTCCAAGCGTACGTCATCTGGGGACTGGCTTGCGCCGAAGTGGAAGTGGACATTCTAACCGGGAACGTGCAGGTATCCCGGGTTGACATCCTCGAAGACGTCGGCGAAAGCATGAATCCGGCCGTCGATGTAGGGCAAGTGGAGGGGGCCTTCATCATGGGTCTCGGGCATTACCTCACGGAAGCATTGACATTTGACCCGTCTAACGGTGCGCTGACAAACAATCGATCGTGGAACTACAAGGTGCCGGGCGCCCACGACATCCCCGTTGATTTCCGGGTGCAATTTCTGAGAAACAGTTCAAACCCGCACGGAGTGTTGAGATCGAAAGCGGTCGCGGAACCTGCGCTCAGTATGAGTCCTGTACTGATGTACGCGCTGAGATACGCCCTGAGGTCGGCGCGGCTGGACGGTGGCTATCCGGATGAGTGGATCCATCTTGGGACGGGAAACACACCGGAGCGGATATTCATGCTGGCGGGGAACTCGATCGATCAGTTTAAGCTATATTAG
- the LOC6050367 gene encoding Usher syndrome type-1G protein homolog — translation MSSDRIHRAAKDGLLDVLKETTRAEANSKDSDGMTPVLWAAFEGRLEALKLLVGRGGDPDKSDQFGNTALHLASAKGHMQCVDFLVQFGVNLYALDIDHHSAQDLAAINNRDNILRYLDAAAGNLEVVDKKKVRDMKEQAKKKSEKKAREFAKKQQKSDQTNDDDTRIRPHRPSNVLQKLKHKIWSGSQGNLKNSNKDNGHHNSTKFSALVGGTMTGSRGAVKKRAEASKMRQQMENGGFKIGEVESTGKRSVRSIQGLQRDSEILYCGTFTSSEDNGKRGNIKDVFDVDSNGYEEVDDDSESGGSNVKFNTISRSVSQPDFLANMNDDLTNDVLLQSRPSLFNRPSGNFAMTRSVSTVLAQLGNEHSANESSDSSTKPKPKHGPIKPRSQLVISDSESEPDSSDNEESDAIAMLRFLAAFKLEDYYPIFQKNEIDMETLMLLTEGDIKSLGLPIGPHRRLCNAIHERKEALSSPGTILDSRL, via the exons ATGTCATCGGATCGGATACACAG GGCGGCCAAGGATGGCCTGCTGGACGTGCTCAAGGAGACGACCCGGGCCGAGGCCAACTCCAAAGACTCGGACGGCATGACGCCGGTGCTGTGGGCGGCCTTCGAGGGCCGGCTCGAGGCGCTCAAACTACTAGTCGGACGGGG TGGTGATCCGGACAAGTCGGACCAGTTTGGCAACACGGCGCTGCACTTGGCCTCCGCCAAGGGACACATGCAGTGCGTGGACTTTCTAGTTCAGTTCGGGGTGAATCTGTACGCGCTGGATATTGATCACCACAGTGCGCAGGATTTGGCCGCGATCAATAATCGGGACAACATTTTGCGGTATTTGGATGCGGCGGCTGGGAATCTGGAGGTGGTTGATAA gaaaaaggtTCGCGATATGAAGGAGCAAGCAAAGAAGAAGTCAGAGAAGAAAGCGCGGGAGTTTGCCAAGAAGCAACAAAAGAGTGATCAGACGAACGATGACGATACCAGGATTAGACCACATCGACCATCAAACGTGTTGCAAAAGTTGAAGCACAAGATTTGGTCCGGCAGTCAGGGTAACCTGAAGAACTCCAACAAGGACAACGGACATCACAACTCGACCAAATTCAGTGCCCTCGTGGGAGGAACTATGACGGGATCGAGGGGAGCGGTGAAGAAACGGGCCGAAGCGTCCAAGATGAGACAACAGATGGAGAATGGAGGGTTCAAAATCGGTGAGGTGGAGTCAACGGGAAAGCGCAGTGTCCGCTCGATCCAGGGACTCCAGAGAGATTCGGAGATTTTGTACTGCGGGACGTTCACCTCGTCGGAAGACAACGGCAAACGGGGCAACATCAAGGACGTGTTCGACGTGGATTCCAACGGCTACGAAGAGGTCGACGATGACAGCGAGAGTGGAGGATCAAACGTAAAGTTCAACACGATTTCGAGATCGGTGAGCCAGCCGGACTTTCTGGCGAACATGAACGACGACCTGACGAACGATGTGCTGCTGCAGAGCCGGCCCAGTCTCTTCAACCGACCCTCGGGCAACTTTGCTATGAC ACGTTCCGTTTCCACCGTGCTGGCACAGCTGGGCAACGAACATTCGGCGAACGAGTCCTCGGACAGCTCGACGAAACCCAAACCAAAGCACGGCCCGATCAAACCGCGCTCGCAGCTGGTCATCTCGGACTCGGAAAGCGAACCGGACAGTTCGGACAACGAGGAGAGCGATGCGATAGCCATGCTGCGGTTTTTGGCGGCCTTCAAGCTGGAAGACTACTATCCAAT CTTCCAAAAGAACGAAATCGACATGGAGACGCTGATGCTGCTGACGGAGGGGGACATCAAGTCACTGGGGCTGCCGATCGGTCCCCATCGAAGGCTCTGCAACGCGATCCACGAGCGGAAGGAAGCGCTCTCCAGTCCGGGCACCATTCTGGACAGTCGTCTGTAA